One Frankia alni ACN14a DNA window includes the following coding sequences:
- a CDS encoding NADH-quinone oxidoreductase subunit A: protein MLSNYVPILVLLAIATLFAVGSVAAGALIGPRRFNRAKIDAYECGIEPSPAPAGPQRFPVKYYNTAMLFIVFDIEIIFLFPWAVAFDSLKVFGLGAMALFMATIFVAYAYEWRRGGLEWD from the coding sequence ATGCTCTCGAACTACGTGCCGATCCTCGTTCTGCTGGCGATCGCGACCCTGTTCGCGGTCGGTTCCGTCGCGGCGGGCGCGCTCATCGGCCCGCGCCGGTTCAACCGCGCGAAGATCGACGCCTACGAGTGCGGGATCGAACCCTCTCCGGCCCCGGCCGGACCGCAACGCTTCCCGGTGAAGTACTACAACACCGCGATGCTTTTCATCGTCTTCGACATCGAGATCATCTTCCTGTTCCCGTGGGCGGTCGCCTTCGACAGCCTCAAGGTGTTCGGCCTCGGTGCGATGGCGCTGTTCATGGCGACGATCTTCGTCGCATACGCCTACGAGTGGCGTCGTGGAGGTCTGGAATGGGACTAG
- a CDS encoding NuoB/complex I 20 kDa subunit family protein produces the protein MGLEEKLPGGVLLASVEKLANWSRRSSLWPATFGLACCAIEMMSTGAGRYDLSRFGMEVFRASPRQADLMIVAGRVSQKMAPVLRQIYDQMPEPKWVLSMGVCASSGGMFNNYAIVQGVDHIVPVDMYLPGCPPRPEMLMDAIIKLHEKILAGPVTGRTAHTESGSSPYPKPIDVATARAGLPAGELDTRTLSVNDRKRFRIPAGAPVPTGRGAVEPVLDTRRPAAIAPPSVFGRAKGIPVDAKPLDESRAHGPGPTTADIADAADTADSDAAPGATHDTP, from the coding sequence ATGGGACTAGAGGAGAAGCTGCCCGGTGGCGTGCTCCTCGCCAGCGTCGAGAAGCTCGCCAACTGGTCGCGGCGGTCGTCGCTGTGGCCGGCGACCTTCGGGCTGGCCTGCTGCGCGATCGAGATGATGTCCACCGGCGCCGGCCGCTACGACCTGTCCCGGTTCGGCATGGAGGTCTTCCGGGCCAGCCCCCGCCAGGCCGACCTGATGATCGTCGCCGGCCGGGTGAGTCAGAAGATGGCGCCGGTGCTGCGGCAGATCTACGACCAGATGCCCGAGCCCAAGTGGGTGCTGTCGATGGGCGTCTGCGCCAGCAGCGGCGGCATGTTCAACAACTACGCCATCGTGCAGGGCGTCGACCACATCGTCCCGGTCGACATGTACCTGCCCGGCTGCCCGCCGCGGCCGGAGATGCTGATGGACGCCATCATCAAGCTGCACGAGAAGATCCTCGCCGGGCCGGTCACCGGCAGGACCGCGCACACCGAGTCCGGTTCGTCGCCCTACCCCAAGCCGATCGACGTGGCCACCGCCCGCGCCGGGCTGCCCGCGGGTGAGCTCGACACCCGGACGCTGTCCGTCAACGACCGCAAGCGTTTCCGGATCCCGGCCGGCGCGCCGGTCCCGACGGGCCGCGGCGCCGTCGAACCCGTCCTCGACACCCGCCGGCCGGCCGCGATAGCCCCGCCGTCGGTGTTCGGGCGGGCCAAGGGAATCCCCGTCGACGCCAAGCCCCTCGACGAGTCGCGGGCCCACGGTCCCGGTCCGACTACCGCCGACATCGCCGACGCAGCCGACACGGCCGACAGCGACGCCGCCCCGGGAGCGACCCATGACACCCCCTGA